A part of Deinococcus ruber genomic DNA contains:
- a CDS encoding hexameric tyrosine-coordinated heme protein gives MPSTGLLGEGRRRTFHVVRSMINLTRPNPAVRDALNPGRASKACALIAIVESVILRCATIVAANTFWHA, from the coding sequence ATACCTAGCACCGGACTTCTGGGAGAGGGCCGACGCCGCACGTTCCACGTGGTGCGCTCGATGATCAACCTCACCCGGCCGAACCCTGCGGTGCGTGACGCGTTGAACCCAGGCCGTGCGAGCAAGGCCTGTGCCCTGATCGCCATCGTTGAGTCGGTCATCCTGAGATGTGCCACCATCGTCGCCGCGAACACCTTCTGGCACGCCTGA
- a CDS encoding alpha/beta hydrolase has product MTAPQRIPILFIHGLWLHHSSWQPWLTLFKERGYDPVAPGWPHEPATVAEARLHPERVANQSLQSVVDHFKALAQALPARPILIGHSFGGLIVERLLGEDVGVAGVAIDPAQIRGVLPLPLAQLRAGLPALGNPANISRAISLTADEFRFGFGNALSPEESDDLFDRWTIPSPVRGLFEVAVANFNLHAASRVNTHNDTRGPLLLISGTADHTAPEVTTRAAFRLYRHSLAVTQISRFEGRGHSLVIDHGWREVAETILVWLDQQRSAGHLAGVTAAQ; this is encoded by the coding sequence ATGACGGCACCGCAGCGCATCCCGATCCTGTTCATCCATGGGCTGTGGCTCCACCACAGCAGCTGGCAGCCCTGGCTCACGCTCTTCAAGGAGCGCGGGTACGACCCGGTAGCTCCGGGCTGGCCGCATGAGCCCGCGACCGTCGCGGAGGCCCGGTTGCACCCTGAACGTGTGGCCAATCAGAGCCTGCAGTCGGTGGTTGATCACTTCAAGGCGCTGGCCCAGGCCCTGCCTGCGCGGCCGATCCTGATCGGCCATTCCTTTGGAGGGCTGATTGTCGAGCGGCTGTTGGGTGAGGACGTGGGTGTGGCTGGCGTGGCCATCGACCCGGCACAGATCCGGGGGGTGCTGCCGTTGCCGCTGGCCCAGCTCCGGGCCGGCCTGCCAGCGCTGGGGAACCCGGCGAACATCTCCCGGGCCATCTCGCTCACCGCCGACGAGTTCAGGTTCGGGTTCGGCAATGCCTTGAGCCCCGAGGAGTCCGACGACCTCTTTGACCGCTGGACCATCCCCTCGCCTGTCCGCGGCCTGTTCGAGGTGGCGGTGGCCAACTTCAACCTCCATGCCGCGTCCCGGGTGAACACGCATAACGATACGCGCGGGCCGCTGCTGCTGATTTCCGGAACGGCCGACCACACCGCCCCGGAGGTCACGACCCGGGCGGCCTTCCGACTGTACCGCCATTCGCTGGCGGTGACGCAGATCTCCCGCTTCGAGGGACGAGGCCATTCGCTGGTGATCGACCACGGTTGGCGGGAGGTGGCGGAAACCATCCTGGTCTGGCTCGATCAGCAGCGGTCGGCTGGCCACCTGGCCGGCGTCACGGCCGCGCAATAG
- a CDS encoding alpha/beta fold hydrolase produces MKIHTRIALTLSTLLALAAGPSLAGPVGAVKNIVLVHGAYADGSGWAAVYRLLTSDGYRVTGVQNPLTSLDDDVATVSRVLARQDGPVLLVGHSYGGAVITQAGVDPKVVGLVYVAAFEPAVGESALKWAISEPPAPENGILPPDAAGFSYYDPAKFHAGFAADSSAELADFMAASQIPVSIKALGAPLTAAAWTTKPSWGIVATEDKSINPSIERAMYTRAKTTISEIPGSHTIYISQPKAVATVIEQAAEQLSSAQ; encoded by the coding sequence ATGAAGATTCACACCCGTATCGCCCTGACGCTGAGTACCCTCCTCGCGCTCGCCGCCGGCCCTTCGCTGGCGGGCCCAGTTGGCGCTGTCAAAAACATTGTGCTGGTGCACGGGGCTTACGCCGATGGCTCCGGTTGGGCTGCGGTGTACCGCCTTCTCACCAGTGACGGGTACCGCGTCACTGGTGTCCAGAACCCATTGACCTCCCTGGACGACGATGTGGCTACCGTCAGCCGTGTGCTCGCACGGCAGGACGGGCCGGTGCTCCTCGTCGGCCATTCATACGGTGGAGCAGTCATCACTCAGGCCGGCGTGGACCCCAAGGTGGTCGGCCTGGTGTATGTGGCCGCCTTCGAGCCGGCAGTGGGGGAATCTGCCTTGAAGTGGGCCATCTCCGAACCGCCCGCGCCAGAAAACGGCATCCTGCCCCCGGACGCCGCCGGGTTCTCGTACTATGACCCAGCCAAGTTTCACGCGGGCTTCGCGGCCGATTCGAGCGCAGAGCTGGCAGACTTCATGGCCGCGTCTCAGATTCCGGTTTCCATCAAGGCGCTGGGCGCGCCGCTGACAGCGGCCGCGTGGACCACCAAACCCTCGTGGGGCATTGTCGCCACCGAGGACAAGAGTATCAACCCGTCCATCGAGCGGGCGATGTACACGCGCGCCAAAACCACGATCAGCGAGATTCCGGGCAGCCATACCATCTACATATCCCAGCCGAAAGCGGTGGCAACCGTGATCGAACAGGCCGCCGAACAACTTTCGAGTGCACAGTAA